TGTTACCACTTAAGGAAAATCACATTTCACAATGAATCAGTCCATAAATCCATGTCTAACATCAAATCATCCCAATCCCATTTGCTGCATCCTTCATTAGTACTACTCAATACGTTAACTTCATCAAGCTGCCCAAACTGATGATCTTCCGTTGCCAAATCACCAAAAAACACACCAACTGCAgcctcctctttgatgtcttcttcttctttcacAATTTCGTGGCCTTGTTGTTTATCAACTTCAGCGAAGTTGAAAGGTGTGGGCATGGTGCTTTCTTGTATTGTTGGCTGGTTCTTAGGAGCAAAATGATCTTGGGTTCTTGGTTTAATTGAGCCCGTCATTGCACTGCATCGTGGCTGGGGTTTTAGGGTTTCCATTTTCATGCCATTTTGATATTCCTCTTCGGTTTCTTGAGCATTGTTGAGCTTTTTGCTCAGGTGGCAGTTCCAATAATTCTTTACATCATTTGCTGTTCT
This is a stretch of genomic DNA from Gossypium arboreum isolate Shixiya-1 chromosome 11, ASM2569848v2, whole genome shotgun sequence. It encodes these proteins:
- the LOC108473156 gene encoding transcription factor MYB113-like — encoded protein: MGGVAWTEEEDQLLKKCIERYGEGKWHRVPLLAGLNRCRKSCRLRWLNYLRPNIKRGTFAEDEVQLIIKLHKLLGNKWSLIAGRLPGRTANDVKNYWNCHLSKKLNNAQETEEEYQNGMKMETLKPQPRCSAMTGSIKPRTQDHFAPKNQPTIQESTMPTPFNFAEVDKQQGHEIVKEEEDIKEEAAVGVFFGDLATEDHQFGQLDEVNVLSSTNEGCSKWDWDDLMLDMDLWTDSL